One Streptosporangium becharense genomic window, ACCCCGTGAGCCAGGACGTCGACGTCCTGGAGCGGCTGTCCGACCACTACCAGCTGCCGATCCTGGCCATTCACGCCCCCTGCCTGCTGGTGACCCAGCGGGTGTGGGGCAAGGATCCGTGGGCCAAGCTCCAGCGAGCCCAGCGGGCCGCCGAGCGGGTCGGCGCGAGAACGGTCGTGGTGCACCCGCCGTTCCGGTGGCAGCGCGACTACGCGCGCGACTTCGAGACCGGCCTGGCCAGGATGCGCGAGGAGACCGACGTCGTCTTCGCGGTGGAGAACATGTTCCCGCTGCGGGCCAGGAACAACGAGGTCGTGCCGTACTCTCCCGACTGGAACCCGCTCGACTACGACTTCCCCCAGGTCACCCTGGATCTGTCCCACACGGCGGTCTCCGGGACCGACGCCATGGAGATGTTCACCAAGCTCG contains:
- a CDS encoding sugar phosphate isomerase/epimerase family protein — encoded protein: MSVRVPSAKIALSTASVYPERTPDAFELAARLGYDGVEIMVGADPVSQDVDVLERLSDHYQLPILAIHAPCLLVTQRVWGKDPWAKLQRAQRAAERVGARTVVVHPPFRWQRDYARDFETGLARMREETDVVFAVENMFPLRARNNEVVPYSPDWNPLDYDFPQVTLDLSHTAVSGTDAMEMFTKLGDRLAHLHLADGVGVPNKDEHLVPGRGNQPCGPILERMAGNGFSGLVVLEINTRKAASRTERIDDLTEALAFARSHLAASATA